In Oncorhynchus tshawytscha isolate Ot180627B unplaced genomic scaffold, Otsh_v2.0 Un_contig_18214_pilon_pilon, whole genome shotgun sequence, one genomic interval encodes:
- the LOC112263807 gene encoding ferritin, heavy subunit translates to MPSVRQNFHQDSEAAINRQINLELYASYVYLSMAYYFDRDDQALHNFAKFFKNQSHEEREHAEKLMKVQNQRGGRIFLQDIKKPEKDEWVSGVEALESALQLEKSVNQSLLDLHKVCSEHNDPHMCDFIETHYLDEQVKSIKELGDWVTNLRRMGAPQNGMAEYLFDKHTLGKERE, encoded by the exons ATGCCTTCTGTGAGACAGAACTTCCATCAGGACTCTGAGGCTGCCATCAACCGGCAGATCAACCTGGAGCTGTACGCTTCCTATGTCTACCTGTCCATG GCGTATTACTTTGATCGTGATGACCAGGCCCTACACAACTTTGCCAAGTTTTTCAAGAACCAGTCCCACGAAGAGCGTGAGCATGCTGAGAAGCTGATGAAAGTTCAGaaccagaggggagggagaatttTCCTGCAGGACATCAAG AAACCAGAGAAGGATGAGTGGGTTAGCGGTGTGGAGGCCCTTGAGAGTGCCCTGCAGCTGGAGAAGAGTGTAAACCAATCCCTGCTGGACCTGCACAAGGTCTGCTCTGAACACAACGACCCACAC ATGTGTGACTTCATTGAGACACACTACCTGGATGAGCAGGTGAAGTCTATAAAGGAGCTGGGTGACTGGGTGACCAACCTCCGCCGCATGGGTGCCCCGCAGAACGGCATGGCCGAGTACCTGTTTGACAAACACACTTTGGGGAAGGAGCGTGAATAG
- the LOC121843328 gene encoding 60S acidic ribosomal protein P2-like translates to MRYVAAYLLSALGGNASPQAADIKKILESVGIEADKTRMEKVVTELGGKNVEEVIAQGYGKLASMPAGGAVAVASSGGAAAAGAAATTAAEEKKGREGGV, encoded by the exons ATGCGTTACGTTGCTGCATACCTACTCTCTGCCCTTGGTGGTAATGCCAGCCCACAGGCTGCGGACATTAAGAAGATCCTGGAAAGTGTTGGCATTGAGGCTGACAAAACACGCATGGAGAAG GTCGTCACTGAACTCGGTGGCAAAAATGTGGAAGAGGTGATTGCCCAAG GCTATGGTAAACTGGCCAGTATGCCAGCAGGTGGTGCTGTGGCAGTGGCCAGCTCAGgtggagctgctgctgctggggcaGCTGCCACCACTGCAG ctgaggagaagaaaggaagagaaggaggagtctGA